A genomic region of Raphanus sativus cultivar WK10039 chromosome 6, ASM80110v3, whole genome shotgun sequence contains the following coding sequences:
- the LOC108812922 gene encoding transmembrane 9 superfamily member 3 produces the protein MKTPTTLLLFVGALIIFAAGNVRSDASDHRYKEGDSVPLYANKVGPFHNPSETYRYFDLPFCVPEGVKDKKEAFGEVLNGDRLVSAPYKLNFRDEKDSETYCKKKLSREEVEQFRRAVEKDYYFQMYYDDLPIWGFIGKVDKESKSDPSEFKYFLYKHIQFEILYNKDRVIEISARMDPHSLVDLTEDKEVDAEFMYTVKWKETETPFEKRMDKYAMSSSLPHHLEIHWFSIINSCVTVLLLTGFLATILMRVLKNDFMKYAQDEEAADDQEETGWKYIHGDVFRFPKHKSLFAASLGSGTQLFTLTIFIFMLSLVGVFYPYNRGALFTALVVIYALTSGIAGYTASSFYCQLEGKNWVRNLLLTGGLFCGPLFLTFCFLNTVAIAYSATAALPFGTIVVIVLIWTLVTSPLLVLGGIAGKNSKAEFQAPVRTTKYPREIPPLPWYRSAIPQMAMAGFLPFSAIYIELYYIFASVWGHRIYTIYSILFIVFIILLIVTAFITVALTYFQLAAEDHEWWWRSFLCGGSTGLFIYAYCLYYYYARSDMSGFMQTSFFFGYMACICYGFFLMLGTVGFRAALLFVRHIYRSIKCE, from the exons ATGAAAACACCGACGACGCTCCTCCTCTTCGTCGGAGCTCTTATCATCTTCGCCGCCGGAAACGTCAGATCCGATGCCTCCGATCATCGTTACAAGGAAGGCGACTCTGTTCCTCTCTACGCCAACAAGGTCGGCCCGTTTCACAATCCCAG TGAGACGTATCGGTACTTCGATCTACCATTCTGTGTTCCAG AGGGAGTGAAAGATAAGAAGGAAGCTTTTGGTGAGGTTTTGAACGGTGACAGGCTCGTTAGTGCTCCATATAAGCTTAACTTCAGAGATGAGAAAGACTCTGAGACGTACTGCAAAAAGAAGCTCAGCAGAGAAGAAGTTGAACAGTTCCGAAGAGCGGTTGAAAAGGATTATTACTTTCAGATGTACTATGATGATCTTCCTATCTGGGGGTTCATTGGGAAGGTTGACAAGGAGAGCAAATCAGATCCGAGCGAGTTCAAGTACTTCCTCTACAAGCACATCCAGTTTGAGATTTTGTATAACAAGGACCGAGTTATCGAAATCAGTGCTAGGATGGATCCTCATTCGCTTGTGGATCTCACTGAGGATAAGGAAGTTGATGCGGAGTTTATGTACACTGTGAAGTGGAAGGAGACAGAGACTCCTTTTGAGAAGAGGATGGATAAGTACGCaatgtcttcttctcttccacaTCACTTGGAGATTCACTGGTTCTCTATTATAAACTCATGTGTTACTGTCCTCCTCTTGACTGGTTTCCTTGCAACCATCTTGATGCGAGTCCTCAAGAATGATTTCATGAA GTATGCACAAGACGAGGAAGCTGCTGATGATCAAGAGGAAACTGGATGGAAGTACATTCACGGGGACGTGTTCCGGTTCCCAAAACACAAATCTTTATTTGCTGCATCACTCGGTAGCGGGACACAGTTGTTCACTCT CACTATATTCATCTTCATGCTTTCACTTGTTGGAGTGTTCTACCCATACAACCGAGGAGCACTCTTCACCGCCTTGGTCGTTATCTATGCTCTCACATCTGGAATCGCTGGATACACCGCCTCCTCTTTCTACTGCCAACTCGAAGGAAAGAACTGG GTGAGAAACTTATTACTCACTGGAGGTCTCTTCTGTGGCCCATTATTCCTCACCTTCTGCTTCCTAAACACCGTAGCAATCGCCTACAGTGCAACCGCCGCTCTTCCCTTTGGAACCATCGTTGTGATCGTCCTTATATGGACACTTGTAACTTCGCCTTTACTTGTATTGGGTGGCATCGCCGGTAAAAACAGCAAAGCGGAGTTCCAAGCTCCAGTCCGCACAACTAAGTATCCACGTGAGATCCCGCCACTCCCATGGTACAGGAGTGCTATACCTCAGATGGCCATGGCTGGGTTTCTTCCTTTCAGTGCCATCTACATCGAGCTATACTACATCTTTGCCAGTGTTTGGGGCCATCGAATCTACACCATTTACAGCATCCTCTTCATCGTCTTCATCATCCTCTTGATCGTTACCGCGTTTATAACCGTTGCCCTGACTTACTTCCAACTCGCCGCTGAAGATCACGAATGGTGGTGGAG ATCATTTCTATGCGGTGGGTCGACTGGTTTGTTTATCTACGCGTACTGCTTATACTATTACTACGCGAGATCAGACATGTCTGGTTTCATGCAAACATCCTTCTTCTTTGGTTACATGGCTTGTATTTGTTACGGGTTCTTCCTCATGCTTGGGACTGTTGGCTTCCGTGCCGCTCTCCTCTTCGTCCGTCACATTTACCGGTCGATTAAATGCGAGTAA
- the LOC108811806 gene encoding zinc finger protein SHOOT GRAVITROPISM 5 isoform X2, whose product MMRTDQGAVVMLNAASNKNTTNTCCVVSSSSSDPFLSSSENGVTTTNTSNQKRKRRPADPDAEVVSLSPRTLLESDRYICEICNQGFQRDQNLQMHRRRHKVPWKLLKRDNNIEVKKRVYVCPEPTCLHHDPCHALGDLVGIKKHFRRKHSNHKQWICERCSKGYAVQSDYKAHLKTCGTRGHSCDCGRVFSRVESFIEHQDKCSVRKVHREPPPRPQPTVTVPTCSSRTASTTSTPSTETNYGGALATPLPLEGRPIPIRNFSSNNVNLELQLLPLTPNQNPHQENQQHKVKEPSHHRNHHDTTNLNLSIAPSAPSLSHQYNNFDRIKEIMASEHIMKIAMKEKTYAEEAKREAKKQREIAENEFVNAKKIRQQAQVELERAKILKEESMKKINSTIMQVTCQTCKGQFQAIAVPAADETSLVVSYMSSGNTDEEGS is encoded by the exons ATGATGAGAACAGATCAAGGAGCAGTAGTGATGTTGAATGCTGCTTCCAACAAGAACACTACTAACACATGTTGTGtggtttcctcttcttcctctgatcCTTTCCTCTCCTCTTCTGAAAATGGGGTCACTACCACAAACACATCCAATCAAAAGAGGAAAAGAAGACCTGCAG ATCCAGATGCAGAAGTTGTGTCTTTATCACCaagaactcttcttgaatcGGACAGATACATATGTGAGATCTGTAACCAAGGGTTTCAAAGAGATCAAAATCTCCAGATGCATCGAAGACGTCACAAGGTTCCATGGAAGCTTCTGAAAAGAGACAATAACATAGAAGTGAAGAAACGAGTGTACGTTTGCCCTGAACCCACTTGTCTTCACCACGATCCTtgtcatgctcttggagatCTTGTCggaataaaaaaacatttcagaCGAAAACACAGTAACCATAAGCAATGGATTTGTGAGAGATGCTCTAAAGGTTATGCTGTTCAATCAGATTACAAAGCTCATCTCAAAACTTGTGGCACCAGGGGACATTCTTGTGACTGTGGTCGCGTCTTCTCCAG gGTGGAGAGTTTTATCGAACATCAAGATAAATGCTCGGTACGAAAAGTTCACCGTGAACCGCCGCCTCGGCCACAACCTACTGTAACTGTCCCGACCTGCTCCTCTAGAACTGCCTCAACCACAAGCACTCCATCTACAGAAACGAATTACGGTGGTGCGCTTGCTACTCCTTTACCTCTTGAAGGGCGTCCAATTCCTATAAGAAACTTCTCATCAAACAATGTCAATCTTGAACTCCAGCTTCTTCCACTAACGCCAAATCAAAACCCTCATCAAGAAAACCAGCAACACAAAGTTAAAGAACCATCTCATCATCGTAATCATCATGATACGACAAACTTAAACCTCTCCATTGCACCATCTGCACCATCATTATCTCATCAGTACAACAACTTTGATCGAATAAAAGAAATAATGGCGAGTGAACATATAATGAAGATAGCGATGAAGGAGAAAACCTACGCAGAGGAAGCTAAAAGAGAAGCGAAGAAGCAACGAGAGATAGCGGAAAACGAGTTTGTCAATGCCAAGAAGATAAGGCAACAAGCACAGGTTGAGCTTGAGAGAGCTAAGATTTTAAAGGAAGAATCTATGAAGAAGATAAACTCAACAATTATGCAAGTTACTTGTCAAACTTGTAAAGGACAGTTTCAAGCGATTGCGGTTCCTGCGGCGGATGAGACATCTCTTGTGGTGAGTTACATGTCGTCAGGGAATACTGACGAAGAGGGATCATAG
- the LOC108811806 gene encoding zinc finger protein SHOOT GRAVITROPISM 5 isoform X1: MMRTDQGAVVMLNAASNKNTTNTCCVVSSSSSDPFLSSSENGVTTTNTSNQKRKRRPAGTPDPDAEVVSLSPRTLLESDRYICEICNQGFQRDQNLQMHRRRHKVPWKLLKRDNNIEVKKRVYVCPEPTCLHHDPCHALGDLVGIKKHFRRKHSNHKQWICERCSKGYAVQSDYKAHLKTCGTRGHSCDCGRVFSRVESFIEHQDKCSVRKVHREPPPRPQPTVTVPTCSSRTASTTSTPSTETNYGGALATPLPLEGRPIPIRNFSSNNVNLELQLLPLTPNQNPHQENQQHKVKEPSHHRNHHDTTNLNLSIAPSAPSLSHQYNNFDRIKEIMASEHIMKIAMKEKTYAEEAKREAKKQREIAENEFVNAKKIRQQAQVELERAKILKEESMKKINSTIMQVTCQTCKGQFQAIAVPAADETSLVVSYMSSGNTDEEGS, encoded by the exons ATGATGAGAACAGATCAAGGAGCAGTAGTGATGTTGAATGCTGCTTCCAACAAGAACACTACTAACACATGTTGTGtggtttcctcttcttcctctgatcCTTTCCTCTCCTCTTCTGAAAATGGGGTCACTACCACAAACACATCCAATCAAAAGAGGAAAAGAAGACCTGCAGGTACACCAG ATCCAGATGCAGAAGTTGTGTCTTTATCACCaagaactcttcttgaatcGGACAGATACATATGTGAGATCTGTAACCAAGGGTTTCAAAGAGATCAAAATCTCCAGATGCATCGAAGACGTCACAAGGTTCCATGGAAGCTTCTGAAAAGAGACAATAACATAGAAGTGAAGAAACGAGTGTACGTTTGCCCTGAACCCACTTGTCTTCACCACGATCCTtgtcatgctcttggagatCTTGTCggaataaaaaaacatttcagaCGAAAACACAGTAACCATAAGCAATGGATTTGTGAGAGATGCTCTAAAGGTTATGCTGTTCAATCAGATTACAAAGCTCATCTCAAAACTTGTGGCACCAGGGGACATTCTTGTGACTGTGGTCGCGTCTTCTCCAG gGTGGAGAGTTTTATCGAACATCAAGATAAATGCTCGGTACGAAAAGTTCACCGTGAACCGCCGCCTCGGCCACAACCTACTGTAACTGTCCCGACCTGCTCCTCTAGAACTGCCTCAACCACAAGCACTCCATCTACAGAAACGAATTACGGTGGTGCGCTTGCTACTCCTTTACCTCTTGAAGGGCGTCCAATTCCTATAAGAAACTTCTCATCAAACAATGTCAATCTTGAACTCCAGCTTCTTCCACTAACGCCAAATCAAAACCCTCATCAAGAAAACCAGCAACACAAAGTTAAAGAACCATCTCATCATCGTAATCATCATGATACGACAAACTTAAACCTCTCCATTGCACCATCTGCACCATCATTATCTCATCAGTACAACAACTTTGATCGAATAAAAGAAATAATGGCGAGTGAACATATAATGAAGATAGCGATGAAGGAGAAAACCTACGCAGAGGAAGCTAAAAGAGAAGCGAAGAAGCAACGAGAGATAGCGGAAAACGAGTTTGTCAATGCCAAGAAGATAAGGCAACAAGCACAGGTTGAGCTTGAGAGAGCTAAGATTTTAAAGGAAGAATCTATGAAGAAGATAAACTCAACAATTATGCAAGTTACTTGTCAAACTTGTAAAGGACAGTTTCAAGCGATTGCGGTTCCTGCGGCGGATGAGACATCTCTTGTGGTGAGTTACATGTCGTCAGGGAATACTGACGAAGAGGGATCATAG
- the LOC108810103 gene encoding type IV inositol polyphosphate 5-phosphatase 9 isoform X2, whose translation MLGSYKEVMWPRLVANKILRKSVGSNNFVADFPPDADEQLLKTPGLVDERPTFDSKSIFVNQHKTINLNYKVLVSTWNVGGIVPEDGFDMEDLLETHKTPCDIYVLGFQEVVPLRASNVLGSDNNKVSAKWNLLIRETLNKSVATSDDMDKVINGVSQDFKCIISKQMVGILISVWVRGDLRPYIRHPSVSCVGCGVMGCLGNKGSVSVRFRLHETSFCFVCSHLASGGRDRDGRQRNSDVTEILSRSSFPRGTYLEDLPKKILDHEISLPEEKTRLLVERKEWKTLLEKDQLSMEIMNGKIFKGWQEGNVTFAPTYKYIPNSDLYYGCIAYKKDEKKRAPAWCDRIIWYGNGLKQHEYTRGEVKISDHRPVKAIFTTEVKVLQYSNKIRNLFFSERFEDRIDGYDQIDSKDYSWIST comes from the exons ATGCTTGGAAGTTATAAAGAA GTTATGTGGCCAAGACTTGTGGCCAACAAGATCCTAAGGAAAAGCGTTGGAAGCAACAACTTCGTTGCCGATTTTCCACCAGATGCTGATGAGCAGCTTCTAAAAACTCCTGGATTAGTCGACGAACGACCTACTTTCGATTCTAAATCAATCTTTGTCAATCAACACAAGACTATTAATCTCAACTAcaa gGTTCTCGTTAGCACATGGAACGTTGGTGGAATAGTGCCGGAGGATGGATTTGACATGGAGGATCTCTTGGAAACACATAAAACCCCGTGTGATATATATGTTCTCGG GTTTCAAGAAGTTGTGCCACTCAGAGCTTCGAATGTTTTGGGATCAGATAACAACAAGGTTTCTGCGAAATGGAACTTGTTGATAAGAGAGACCTTGAACAAGAGCGTGGCCACTAGTGATGATATGGACAAGGTAATTAATGGTGTTTCCCAAGATTTCAAGTGTATCATAAGTAAACAGATGGTCGGAATCTTGATCAGCGTTTGGGTCCGAGGCGATCTCAGGCCGTACATCCGTCATCCTAGCGTCTCCTGCGTTGGGTGTGGCGTTATGGGTTGCTTAGGAAACAAG GGATCAGTATCGGTTAGATTCCGGTTGCACGAGACGAGCTTCTGCTTCGTTTGTAGTCATCTAGCCTCCGGTGGGCGTGACCGAGATGGAAGGCAAAGAAACTCCGATGTCACAGAGATTCTTTCGAGATCGAGTTTTCCTAGAGGCACATATCTAGAAGATTTGCCGAAAAAAATACTTGACCACGa AATATCTCTACCTGAGGAGAAGACAAGATTATTGGTGGAACGAAAAGAATGGAAGACTTTACTAGAAAAAGATCAG CTAAGTATGGAGATCATGAATGGCAAAATTTTCAAAGGTTGGCAAGAAGGAAATGTCACATTTGCTCCAACGTATAAATACATTCCAAATTCAGATTTATATTATGGATGCATTGCATACAAGAAAGACGAGAAGAAACGAGCTCCAGCATG GTGTGATCGAATAATATGGTACGGAAATGGATTGAAGCAACATGAATATACAAGAGGGGAAGTGAAGATATCTGATCATAGACCCGTCAAAGCAATCTTTACCACAGAAGTTAAAGTGTTGCAATATAGTAACAAAATTCGTAATCTCTTTTTCTCAGAGAGATTTGAAGACAGAATTGATGGATATGATCAGATAGATTCGAAAGACTACTCGTGGATTTCTACCTAA
- the LOC108810103 gene encoding type IV inositol polyphosphate 5-phosphatase 9 isoform X1, translating into MLGSYKEVMWPRLVANKILRKSVGSNNFVADFPPDADEQLLKTPGLVDERPTFDSKSIFVNQHKTINLNYKVLVSTWNVGGIVPEDGFDMEDLLETHKTPCDIYVLGFQEVVPLRASNVLGSDNNKVSAKWNLLIRETLNKSVATSDDMDKVINGVSQDFKCIISKQMVGILISVWVRGDLRPYIRHPSVSCVGCGVMGCLGNKGSVSVRFRLHETSFCFVCSHLASGGRDRDGRQRNSDVTEILSRSSFPRGTYLEDLPKKILDHDRVIFLGDLNYRISLPEEKTRLLVERKEWKTLLEKDQLSMEIMNGKIFKGWQEGNVTFAPTYKYIPNSDLYYGCIAYKKDEKKRAPAWCDRIIWYGNGLKQHEYTRGEVKISDHRPVKAIFTTEVKVLQYSNKIRNLFFSERFEDRIDGYDQIDSKDYSWIST; encoded by the exons ATGCTTGGAAGTTATAAAGAA GTTATGTGGCCAAGACTTGTGGCCAACAAGATCCTAAGGAAAAGCGTTGGAAGCAACAACTTCGTTGCCGATTTTCCACCAGATGCTGATGAGCAGCTTCTAAAAACTCCTGGATTAGTCGACGAACGACCTACTTTCGATTCTAAATCAATCTTTGTCAATCAACACAAGACTATTAATCTCAACTAcaa gGTTCTCGTTAGCACATGGAACGTTGGTGGAATAGTGCCGGAGGATGGATTTGACATGGAGGATCTCTTGGAAACACATAAAACCCCGTGTGATATATATGTTCTCGG GTTTCAAGAAGTTGTGCCACTCAGAGCTTCGAATGTTTTGGGATCAGATAACAACAAGGTTTCTGCGAAATGGAACTTGTTGATAAGAGAGACCTTGAACAAGAGCGTGGCCACTAGTGATGATATGGACAAGGTAATTAATGGTGTTTCCCAAGATTTCAAGTGTATCATAAGTAAACAGATGGTCGGAATCTTGATCAGCGTTTGGGTCCGAGGCGATCTCAGGCCGTACATCCGTCATCCTAGCGTCTCCTGCGTTGGGTGTGGCGTTATGGGTTGCTTAGGAAACAAG GGATCAGTATCGGTTAGATTCCGGTTGCACGAGACGAGCTTCTGCTTCGTTTGTAGTCATCTAGCCTCCGGTGGGCGTGACCGAGATGGAAGGCAAAGAAACTCCGATGTCACAGAGATTCTTTCGAGATCGAGTTTTCCTAGAGGCACATATCTAGAAGATTTGCCGAAAAAAATACTTGACCACGa CCGAGTAATTTTTCTGGGAGATTTGAATTATAGAATATCTCTACCTGAGGAGAAGACAAGATTATTGGTGGAACGAAAAGAATGGAAGACTTTACTAGAAAAAGATCAG CTAAGTATGGAGATCATGAATGGCAAAATTTTCAAAGGTTGGCAAGAAGGAAATGTCACATTTGCTCCAACGTATAAATACATTCCAAATTCAGATTTATATTATGGATGCATTGCATACAAGAAAGACGAGAAGAAACGAGCTCCAGCATG GTGTGATCGAATAATATGGTACGGAAATGGATTGAAGCAACATGAATATACAAGAGGGGAAGTGAAGATATCTGATCATAGACCCGTCAAAGCAATCTTTACCACAGAAGTTAAAGTGTTGCAATATAGTAACAAAATTCGTAATCTCTTTTTCTCAGAGAGATTTGAAGACAGAATTGATGGATATGATCAGATAGATTCGAAAGACTACTCGTGGATTTCTACCTAA